The genomic segment TCCTCATCCATCGGTCGTAGTGTATGGGGAATAACCGCGGAGCAAGTGAATGACACCAATACTATTAGCGTGCTTGTCAAGCAGGCCGGGGAAACACGGGAAGGACGTTTTGTCATCCTAGGTCCCGGTGAAGCAAAGGGGGCTCCGGCAGGTGGCGGAGTCGACAAATGTCCCAAGTGCTGGGCCCGGCTCAATAGTTGCATCTGTAAGTGATCTACAACAGGGGTTATAACGGGTGGGGGCAGGCCGATGCTTGGGAAAGCCTTGTTTACCACCAGAGATGCGGGTCGTGTTTTTCCCCTAACTCGGTGCTGCCTCAAACCCTTTGGGTTGAAACGATGGTGCGGAGAAGGCCCAGCGTTCTTTGGTAACGGCAACTAAGAAGGCCTGCTCAATTTCTGACGCATCTTCACTTCAGCAATATTTCTAATTGGGTGTTCGTTAGGTCTTGACCTAGAAATGGATCTGCAGTAAAATATAATTAACTTATAACGGAATTTGTAAAAAGGTCTTGACGTCACAGTCTTGACGTTAGGACCTATGGGCCTGAAAGCGTTAGAATGACACGGTGACGGTGGTATCTGTGATATGTCTTGTTCCGTACGCAACTTGAGATAAGGCAGATATTGGTTAAAGTCACCAATTATACCACCTTGATATATCCTTACCGGTAACGGGAAATTGTACATAGTGGGGTGCATAGTATGAGCGAATCCTATCATTGGGGGCACATCCTTATTGCTGGACTTCTTCTTGTATTGGGAACACTGCATATTTGCCATGCGGAAGCAACTACAACACAACAGCGTGTGGTGGTGGATTACTCCGAGGAACGCGGCCCGGTAACGCATGGGGCATCTGGGTTTCTTCACGGAATCAGTGCAGACCATCCGGTGATGCCACTGGTGGATCCGCTTACGGTTAGGCTTGTCAGAGGGGCACCCTATCATCCCTACCTGACCTCGTATTTTGAACCGAAGAATCTTAAGTTCATTGAGAAGATTGGTGGAGTGCTGCAAATAGGTGTTCATCACACCGTCCTAGAGCATAACCGCGACTTATCAAGGGGCTACATTTCTGCATACCGGGGAAAGGAGTATTGGCCGGGTGACTACGGCGATTGGGATACCTGGGAACAACTGGTCAAGGATGTCGTAGAAGAAGCTGATACCCGCGGGATTCCCTGCATCTGGGAGATACTAAACGAACCGGACTATGATGTCTTCTGGCCGCGCTCTGTAGAGCAGTACTACGAAGCTTACAAAAGAGCCTATATGGTTATCAAGTCCGTACAGCCCGACGCCGTTATTACGGGTCCTAATGCGGCTGTTTTCGACTTCGGGTGGTTAACCAGGTTTCTCACATTTGCCAAGGAAAACCAAGTCCTTCCGGATATCCTAGTTTGGCACGAACTAGTGTATGACAATGGAAGGCATATCGCTGGTCGGGCAACGATGATTAGACAATGGATGCAAGATAACCAGATTCCCATAGGAAGGATCTGGATCGATGAGTATATGGGGATGCATATTCACAACTATCCGGGTAATTGTGTCAGCTACATAGCCGGTCTCGAACGGGCTAGGATTGAGCTAGCGGCCCGGGGTTGTTTTGTAGAATCATGGGATCCAAAGGGAATGACGGGACTAAGCGTCAAAGGTGAAAAACCTACATCCGCATGGTGGGTGTATAAAGGTTATTCTGATCTTGCGGGAAGGTTAGTCGATTTCAGATCGTCTGGTACCATCGACGGAATTGCCGGGTATAATTCTGACGCTGCGGAGTCCGTTATACTTGTTGGCAACTACAGTGCTGACGGAGCCTATGATGTCAAGTTAGTTCTCAAGAATCTCAACAGCGCCCCGGACCTGCTTACATCAACAGGTAGTGTCTACATAGAAGCAGAGTACGTCCCTAATACTGGGGAACGCCCCTTGGAGAAGCCTAGTTATGCGTTGGTGGTTAAGGCTACGGTCGCGGATGGCCAGGCGGAAGTGATGCTACCGAATATGGAGTCTCATAGTGCATATATCGTTAAGGTCTTGCCCCAGCCAAGGATAGGTGGGTTTGAACCAGATCAGCCATATTACTTAGTGGACTTTGTGGCTGAGGTTACGAAGCGGGGGGCTATCGTATCCCTCCCAAACATTGATACGGGTGGTAGATATGTTTTGTCGTTGTTAGAGACTATACACCCTAGTATACAGATTACTACTCCCACGTCTGAGACAGCCGCGAGCGGCATGATGTACCTGCAAGCTAAGGTTGAGCTCTTCGACCAGCTTCTCGAAGGCTTAGTAATTATGGTTGATGGAACCACAATTGCGGTACTGGAGCAATGGCCCGGAGCGTTTTCCTTGGATACGAATCTGCTATCCGATGGGCAGCACACATTGGAGATGATTGGGACGTTGAAGGATGGGTCGGTCCTCAAGGACCAGGTCGTGTTTACCGTAGATAACCGATGGATTTTCCAGGAGGGTTTTGTAAGTTTGTCCTCCGCGGCCGCAAACCTTTTCGGTTTGAGACCGTTCAAGACAGAAGAGATGTCTCAAGGGTGGGAGCCTTGTAGTGAACAGTCGGACGACTTCTTCGGGGACAGACATCGTTTACGATGCAAAGGAGGTGGCAACTACCTGATTTGGCCGTTACCGAATCTTGGAAGACTAGATGCGTCCATCCAGTTTTATATCCAGTCTAATATCTCGCCCCAGGTTTTGAAAGCCTTTGTGTCGACGGATAAAGAGCATTGGAGTCACATACCCTGTGAGATCACCACTACGTCCCACAGTCAGTCAGAGTGGCTACTGGTAGACATGCACGGCGTTTGGCAAGGTGAGCGGGCTTGTTGGTTTCGGTTAGAAGTCGGGGAAGATGTAGGTATTGATCAGTTACAGCTTGGTAATCTAGTACTCATCGGCAATCAATAACCGAAGACTACGCCGATGCAAAGAGTATCGTGGGACGTTGGAAGGCAACACAAGTACATATGAGAAAGAGGAGGAGCGTAATGTGAAAAGGGACCTTTCATGGTTCAAACTATGTTTGGGGTTGCTGTGTTCATTCGTGTTGGGTACCTCATCCTTAGTTTCGGCAGCAGCAAGGATCCAATTTGTGAGTTCAGACTACTTTTCCCAAGAAGGACTGGCTGTGATGCAGTGGGCAGTGGATGAGTTCAATAAACGAAACCCGGATATTGAGGTTGAATGGACCAACAAGCCCGGGGGCTACCATGAGTATCTGGTGGCAAGCTCTGCAGCAGGTAATCCTCCGGATGTGTTTTACGTTCGTCCTGGTACTGATGCTTATCTGTACCTCAGCGGACTTATTAAGGCTCTCGATCCGTTCATAGAACGGGACCAAGAGGAGCTAAACCCTGAAGATTTTCTGGAGGCACAAGTAGGAGAGCTCAAGTTCGATGGTAAGTGGTGGTGTATACCCGCTAACCTTTCCACCTTAATGATCCGCTACAATAAAGTAATCTTTGCGGAGGCAGGAATCGCTGAGCCCGGCGCGGATTGGGACTGGGATGATGTCTTAGAGACATCGACTAAGTTGACTAAGACTGATCCAGGCAGTGGTGTCCCGACATTCTGGGGCTTTGGTAATATGGCCTGGTTTTTGCTAAATAGCTTCTCCGAAGGAATCATCATGAGTTTCGATGGCCAGTTGCTTACAGATGATGGGCTCGAGTCCCATGCCAACTCCCCGGGGACTGTAGCAGCACTGACATTTTTGAACGAAATGGGTCAGCGCTCGGCGTTTCCCATGCCCGGTTCCGGCGGAGATCCCTGGGCTGTCTATGGTCAGACGAAAGCGGCGATGACCATGGGGGGATCATGGGAGCTATCCGGATGGGGTATTACAGTGGAAGACAAACAGGCTGAGGATGTAACGATGCTACCCATGGGCCCTGCTGGTAAGAGGGTTGTGACGGCTACCGGTGGCGCGTGGGCCATGTCGTCGATCTCGAAGCACCCTGAGGAAGCGTGGCGTTTCCTAAAGTGGCTGGTATCTCCGGAAGTTCTAGAGAGACAACTACTGGTTCTTCATAGTAGTTTTCCGCCTAGACAAAGTCTGCTTCCGGCATGGATCGATGGTCTTGCGGCCCGGATCCCAGGCGCCTATACCATGGCAGAACAGTTGGTTGTGAGTGGAAAGCCTCTATCACCACGCTTGTTTTCCATCGATTCGGTGCTCCCCGGGTATTTCTGGCCAGTTGCCCAGGGTACACTCTCACCACAAGAAGCGGCGTTAAGGATGGAAGAGGACCTCAATCGTGCCATTGCCGAGGCATTAAAGGAATAAGGGTCAGTATAGTGGGCGCCCTATTAGACTAAAAAGACCCAGTTGTCGGGTTGGCGAAGTTCGGTTGATGCTTCATTTGGCCTACCGGCGGTGCTAATGGTGTAACATGTGATCACGTAAATAAGGAGGAAGAGAGTCTTGAAGACTACTCGGCATCACAGTTTGGTATTTGTTTGTTTGCTCACAATGCTGTTCATGTCATTCAGTGTTGAAGGAGCGAAAATCAAGATCACTCATGCCCACGATGTCTCTCATCAACAAGAGTGGACGGCGTGGCTACAGGAAGCAAAGATCAAGTTTGAGGCACAGTATCCGGATATTGAGATTGAGCTTCTCCGCCAATCACGGGCCGAACAGTTGGAGAAGCTGGTTCTGCTTTACGGAACTGAGGAATGTCCTGATGTGATTGAGGTATTTCCAACAGGACACTACAGCCTTGCTGAGGCAGGAATGTTTGCGGACTTGAACGATTTCGTCGCTTCTGATCCTGATGTCCTTTGGGAGGATTTCTTTCCCGTTTCTGTAGAGGCTGCCACTGTAGTCACAGGGAAACATACTGGTGAACGATGGATGTTGCCAGTGTCTTTGTGGGTGATCGGCGCAGCTTTCAACGATACACATTTTGACGAAAGTGGCGT from the Limnochordia bacterium genome contains:
- a CDS encoding extracellular solute-binding protein, yielding MKRDLSWFKLCLGLLCSFVLGTSSLVSAAARIQFVSSDYFSQEGLAVMQWAVDEFNKRNPDIEVEWTNKPGGYHEYLVASSAAGNPPDVFYVRPGTDAYLYLSGLIKALDPFIERDQEELNPEDFLEAQVGELKFDGKWWCIPANLSTLMIRYNKVIFAEAGIAEPGADWDWDDVLETSTKLTKTDPGSGVPTFWGFGNMAWFLLNSFSEGIIMSFDGQLLTDDGLESHANSPGTVAALTFLNEMGQRSAFPMPGSGGDPWAVYGQTKAAMTMGGSWELSGWGITVEDKQAEDVTMLPMGPAGKRVVTATGGAWAMSSISKHPEEAWRFLKWLVSPEVLERQLLVLHSSFPPRQSLLPAWIDGLAARIPGAYTMAEQLVVSGKPLSPRLFSIDSVLPGYFWPVAQGTLSPQEAALRMEEDLNRAIAEALKE